Proteins encoded by one window of Seriola aureovittata isolate HTS-2021-v1 ecotype China chromosome 4, ASM2101889v1, whole genome shotgun sequence:
- the eif3k gene encoding eukaryotic translation initiation factor 3 subunit K isoform X1, giving the protein MSSTIEQMRANVGKLLRGIDRYNPENLATLERYVETQARENSYDLEANLAVLKLYQFNPAYFQTQVTSQILLKALTNLPHTDFTLCKCMIDQTHQQEERPIRQILYLGNLLETCHFQSFWTSLEENRELIDGITGFEDSVRKFICHVVGITYQTIEHRLLAEMLGDPLDTQVKVWMNKYGWTENEDGQIFIFNQEESVKPKNIVEKIDFESVSSIMATSQ; this is encoded by the exons ATGTCGTCGACTATCGAGCAGATGAGGGCGAACGTGGGGAAGCTCCTGCGGGGAATCGATCG GTACAACCCAGAAAACCTTGCAACGCTGGAGCGCTACGTGGAGACGCAAGCTAGAGAAAATTCCTACGACCTGGAAGCCAACCTTGCTGTCCTGAAGCT GTACCAGTTTAACCCCGCCTACTTCCAGACTCAGGTGACCTCACAGATTCTGCTGAAGGCTCTGACCAACCTGCCACACACCGACTTCACTCTCTGCAAGTGCATGATCGACCAGACACAC CAGCAAGAGGAACGCCCCATCAGACAGATCCTCTACCTGGGGAACCTGCTGGAGACATGCCACTTCCAGAGCTTCTGG ACGAGTCttgaggagaacagagagctCATCGACGGCATCACTGGTTTCGAGGACTCTGTTCGCAAGT tcatTTGCCATGTAGTGGGCATCACCTACCAGACCATCGAGCACCGGCTACTGGCTGAGATGCTGGGAGACCCGCTGG acacacaggtgaaGGTCTGGATGAATAAGTACGGCTGGACGGAGAACGAGGATGGACAGATCTTCATCTTCAACCAGGAGGAGAGCGTCAAGCCCAAGAACATCGTGGAGAAGATCGACTTTGAGA gTGTATCCAGCATCATGGCCACATCTCAgtga
- the eif3k gene encoding eukaryotic translation initiation factor 3 subunit K isoform X2 has translation MSSTIEQMRANVGKLLRGIDRYNPENLATLERYVETQARENSYDLEANLAVLKLYQFNPAYFQTQVTSQILLKALTNLPHTDFTLCKCMIDQTHQEERPIRQILYLGNLLETCHFQSFWTSLEENRELIDGITGFEDSVRKFICHVVGITYQTIEHRLLAEMLGDPLDTQVKVWMNKYGWTENEDGQIFIFNQEESVKPKNIVEKIDFESVSSIMATSQ, from the exons ATGTCGTCGACTATCGAGCAGATGAGGGCGAACGTGGGGAAGCTCCTGCGGGGAATCGATCG GTACAACCCAGAAAACCTTGCAACGCTGGAGCGCTACGTGGAGACGCAAGCTAGAGAAAATTCCTACGACCTGGAAGCCAACCTTGCTGTCCTGAAGCT GTACCAGTTTAACCCCGCCTACTTCCAGACTCAGGTGACCTCACAGATTCTGCTGAAGGCTCTGACCAACCTGCCACACACCGACTTCACTCTCTGCAAGTGCATGATCGACCAGACACAC CAAGAGGAACGCCCCATCAGACAGATCCTCTACCTGGGGAACCTGCTGGAGACATGCCACTTCCAGAGCTTCTGG ACGAGTCttgaggagaacagagagctCATCGACGGCATCACTGGTTTCGAGGACTCTGTTCGCAAGT tcatTTGCCATGTAGTGGGCATCACCTACCAGACCATCGAGCACCGGCTACTGGCTGAGATGCTGGGAGACCCGCTGG acacacaggtgaaGGTCTGGATGAATAAGTACGGCTGGACGGAGAACGAGGATGGACAGATCTTCATCTTCAACCAGGAGGAGAGCGTCAAGCCCAAGAACATCGTGGAGAAGATCGACTTTGAGA gTGTATCCAGCATCATGGCCACATCTCAgtga